A section of the Pseudanabaena mucicola str. Chao 1806 genome encodes:
- a CDS encoding metal ABC transporter ATP-binding protein has protein sequence MLEVEHLAVSYHDVNVVEDVSFAIASGQIVAVIGPNGAGKSTVFKAILGLVPASSGHVRYRSRALHRQLRTVAYVPQRSQIDWDFPVTVWGAVMMSRTRHRNWLGWIKKSGCHCENIVKSALQRVGMWELRDRQIGELSGGQQQRVFLARAIAQEAELLFFDEPFVGVDKKTEAVIFDVFAELKSQSKILLVITHDLGSNLDNYDHLLLLNKELIAEGDRNAVITNQNIKRAYGDSVILIQKEL, from the coding sequence ATGCTAGAAGTCGAGCATTTAGCAGTCAGCTATCACGATGTAAATGTAGTGGAGGATGTCAGCTTTGCGATTGCTTCTGGACAAATAGTGGCAGTGATTGGTCCTAATGGTGCAGGCAAGAGTACAGTCTTCAAAGCAATTTTAGGATTGGTTCCTGCTTCTAGTGGTCATGTGCGCTATCGCTCGCGAGCTTTGCATCGACAGCTTCGCACCGTTGCCTATGTGCCGCAGCGATCACAGATTGATTGGGATTTTCCCGTGACCGTATGGGGAGCAGTGATGATGTCTCGTACTCGCCATCGCAATTGGTTAGGCTGGATCAAAAAATCTGGCTGTCATTGTGAAAATATTGTCAAATCGGCACTTCAGCGTGTCGGCATGTGGGAATTACGCGATCGCCAAATTGGTGAATTATCGGGCGGTCAACAGCAAAGGGTATTTCTCGCCAGAGCAATCGCTCAAGAAGCAGAATTACTATTTTTCGATGAGCCGTTTGTGGGTGTCGATAAGAAAACGGAGGCAGTAATTTTTGATGTGTTTGCCGAATTAAAATCTCAAAGCAAAATTCTGTTAGTAATCACTCACGATCTTGGTTCTAATTTGGATAATTATGATCATCTTTTATTGCTGAATAAAGAACTTATTGCTGAAGGTGATCGCAATGCAGTGATTACCAACCAGAATATTAAACGCGCCTATGGCGACAGCGTGATTTTGATACAGAAAGAATTATAG
- a CDS encoding superoxide dismutase, with amino-acid sequence MAFELPSLPYADDALAASGLSAQTISFHHGKHHKAYVDNLNNLVKDTDLADKTLEEVIKISYKEGKTGIFNNAAQVWNHTFYWNGIKPAGGGVPTGALLDAINASFGSFDNFKTEFKNAALTQFGSGWAWLVAEGGALKITKTPNAENPLIVEGQVPLLTIDVWEHAYYLDFQNSRPNYIQNYIDNLINWDVVAANFAAA; translated from the coding sequence ATGGCATTTGAACTACCATCTCTTCCTTACGCCGATGATGCTCTTGCAGCTTCAGGGCTATCTGCCCAAACCATCTCCTTTCACCATGGCAAGCATCACAAGGCTTATGTTGATAATCTCAACAACTTGGTTAAGGATACCGATTTAGCTGACAAGACTCTGGAAGAAGTAATCAAAATTAGCTACAAAGAAGGTAAAACTGGCATCTTCAATAACGCTGCTCAAGTTTGGAATCACACTTTTTACTGGAATGGGATCAAACCTGCTGGTGGTGGCGTTCCTACTGGTGCATTGTTGGATGCAATTAATGCTAGCTTTGGTAGCTTTGATAACTTTAAGACCGAATTTAAAAATGCGGCTCTCACCCAATTTGGTAGCGGTTGGGCATGGCTAGTAGCTGAAGGTGGTGCATTGAAGATTACCAAAACTCCTAATGCCGAAAATCCTCTCATCGTTGAAGGTCAAGTGCCTCTATTGACTATTGATGTTTGGGAACATGCCTACTATTTGGACTTCCAAAATAGCCGCCCTAACTACATCCAAAACTACATCGACAACCTCATCAACTGGGATGTAGTTGCTGCTAACTTCGCGGCTGCCTAG
- a CDS encoding TIGR04255 family protein — MQSIPKKITPCPILQAVVELRFETVLPSDAVFGILYSLLSSQYNTFEKLPVLQIPEILRSQDPNLRYQPAYKLIDDNFWVQIGSNVISVVNVGSYAGWTLFLEKISSVLNHLNDSKIVSKVTRFGIRYISFFSLDIFKEINFGLTLNGDEFETEQLVLRSLLKREEFFVNLQVANKTFVSDFTEIGSIIDIDTFIENENLTIPDIKSSFLERSHFEQKKLFFGILKKEFLVSLNPEY, encoded by the coding sequence ATGCAGTCAATTCCCAAGAAAATAACTCCTTGTCCTATCCTTCAAGCTGTTGTAGAACTCAGGTTTGAGACAGTCTTGCCAAGTGATGCAGTGTTTGGCATACTTTACTCTCTTTTGTCAAGCCAATATAATACATTTGAAAAGCTTCCTGTCTTGCAAATACCAGAAATCTTGAGAAGTCAAGATCCTAATTTAAGATATCAACCTGCTTACAAATTAATTGATGACAATTTTTGGGTTCAAATAGGTTCAAATGTTATATCAGTAGTTAATGTTGGTAGTTATGCTGGGTGGACGTTATTTTTGGAAAAGATAAGCTCAGTTTTAAATCATCTAAACGATTCAAAGATTGTCAGTAAGGTTACAAGGTTTGGCATCCGCTATATAAGCTTTTTTTCTTTAGACATATTTAAAGAAATTAATTTTGGACTGACATTAAATGGTGATGAATTTGAGACTGAGCAGCTTGTTTTAAGGAGTTTACTGAAGCGCGAAGAATTTTTTGTTAATTTACAAGTAGCAAATAAAACTTTTGTTAGCGATTTTACAGAAATAGGGTCAATAATTGACATAGATACTTTTATTGAAAATGAAAATTTAACTATACCTGATATAAAATCTTCTTTTTTAGAAAGAAGCCATTTTGAACAAAAAAAATTATTTTTTGGGATTTTAAAAAAAGAATTCCTAGTTTCACTTAACCCAGAATATTAG
- a CDS encoding metal ABC transporter permease, which translates to MLTWLIEPLGFEFMRNAIAIGILIGILSAIVGSYLIVQHMGLLGDVVAHAVLPGLAIAFYIGMDIFLGAFIAGTISTFVVAWIQTHSKIKVDTAMALVFSGFLALGVMLITTLKSKLDLHSFLFGDILGVTTTDLWRTLIIAIAVLSCVAIFYRELIFYCFDPLASKAMGLPVHFIHFGLMAGITLTIIASMQSVGVVLVVSLLTGPAATAYLLVNELHLMMSLGALIGVIANVSGMYVSYYQNVPSGSAIVLIISGFFLLALLFSPSQGILTKRTVPQRTKTLLSKIRANKQ; encoded by the coding sequence ATGTTGACTTGGTTAATTGAGCCTTTGGGTTTTGAGTTTATGCGAAATGCGATCGCGATCGGCATTCTCATTGGGATTTTATCGGCAATCGTTGGCAGTTATTTGATTGTGCAACACATGGGGCTTTTAGGTGATGTGGTTGCTCATGCAGTCTTACCAGGATTAGCGATCGCCTTTTATATTGGCATGGATATTTTCTTAGGTGCATTTATTGCAGGAACAATTAGCACCTTTGTGGTGGCTTGGATTCAGACCCATTCCAAAATTAAAGTTGATACGGCAATGGCTCTGGTGTTTTCTGGATTTTTAGCATTGGGAGTCATGTTGATTACCACCCTCAAGAGCAAATTAGATCTGCATAGCTTTCTATTTGGCGATATTTTGGGAGTGACAACTACTGATCTATGGCGGACATTGATAATTGCGATCGCGGTTCTATCATGTGTTGCTATCTTTTATCGAGAATTAATCTTTTATTGCTTCGACCCCTTGGCATCTAAAGCCATGGGTTTACCTGTCCATTTCATTCACTTTGGGCTAATGGCAGGAATCACGCTCACGATTATCGCTAGTATGCAATCGGTCGGCGTAGTGCTAGTGGTTTCACTCCTCACAGGTCCTGCCGCCACCGCTTATCTATTAGTAAATGAATTACATTTAATGATGAGTTTAGGGGCATTAATTGGCGTTATCGCAAATGTCAGTGGTATGTATGTTAGCTATTATCAGAATGTGCCTTCGGGTAGTGCGATCGTATTGATTATTTCAGGATTTTTCTTGTTAGCATTACTATTCAGTCCTTCTCAGGGAATCCTGACAAAGAGAACAGTACCCCAACGAACAAAAACTTTGCTAAGTAAAATAAGGGCAAATAAACAATAA
- a CDS encoding phosphoribosyl-AMP cyclohydrolase — protein sequence MLGIVPRSRQELWHKGATSGHIQKL from the coding sequence ATGCTTGGTATAGTCCCGCGATCGCGACAAGAGCTATGGCATAAGGGTGCGACTTCAGGGCATATTCAAAAGCTCTAA
- a CDS encoding GTP-binding protein, giving the protein MSVVTETSQKDPPTQVWAIAGAVGIGKTGWIYQQIEQISAPVVYFCPSAGNVPIDPTCLIAEFPHVQIFADGQELELIEKVEQGAIAFIELGFHLDLRSGDMLLDTLADRHACKRIALVPSELTSSEWHDWANEVIEVKYNLDFHDLQIWRSPFTGHVFDPSSLNVLWYEITQGAYGEVSRAKGIFDLFDGRAFHLDFVAGMEDSLYLPLDVPLWLDGRPERFSGIEVVGRNLDGKAIAQCIIDCCLSEEIMLHYQNQIKQSHQVAA; this is encoded by the coding sequence ATGTCTGTCGTCACAGAAACATCTCAGAAAGATCCGCCCACTCAAGTATGGGCGATCGCTGGAGCAGTGGGAATCGGCAAAACTGGTTGGATCTATCAACAAATTGAGCAAATATCTGCACCAGTTGTTTATTTCTGCCCTAGTGCTGGTAATGTTCCCATCGATCCAACTTGTCTTATCGCAGAATTTCCCCATGTGCAAATTTTCGCCGATGGGCAGGAATTAGAACTGATTGAAAAAGTAGAGCAGGGCGCGATCGCTTTTATAGAGTTGGGCTTTCACTTAGATTTGAGATCGGGAGATATGCTGCTAGATACTCTTGCCGATCGCCATGCTTGTAAACGGATAGCCCTTGTTCCCTCTGAGTTAACCAGTTCTGAATGGCATGACTGGGCGAATGAAGTAATAGAAGTCAAATATAATTTAGATTTTCATGATTTGCAGATTTGGCGATCGCCCTTTACGGGACATGTTTTTGATCCTTCGAGTTTGAATGTCCTTTGGTATGAAATTACTCAAGGAGCCTATGGGGAAGTCAGCCGAGCGAAAGGAATTTTCGACTTATTCGATGGTCGTGCCTTTCATCTAGATTTTGTCGCAGGTATGGAAGATAGCCTCTATTTACCCCTTGATGTGCCGCTTTGGTTAGATGGTCGTCCTGAGCGCTTTAGTGGAATTGAAGTTGTCGGGCGCAATCTCGATGGGAAGGCGATCGCGCAGTGCATTATCGATTGCTGCCTATCAGAAGAAATCATGCTCCATTATCAAAATCAAATCAAACAATCACACCAAGTGGCTGCTTAA
- a CDS encoding CobW family GTP-binding protein, whose translation MQTLQLDIPKRGMPVTIVTGFLGSGKTTLLNQILKNRQDLKVAVLVNEFGDINIDGQLLIDIEDGMVELSNGCICCTINDGLVDAVYNVLERSERIDYMVIETTGVADPLPIALTFLGTELKHLTQLDSILTVIDAETFTPEHFQSEAAMSQVEYGDIVLLNKTDLVPEEQVEELEEYLRKKKSKARILRSQYGEVPLPLILDVELAPTSVYQQVENEDEIHEHEHHEHHHHHSDHLANDGFISISFQSDRRFDLDKFTHFLDKVMPNDVFRAKGVLSFASQDMRFIFQLSGKRYELSYDHRQKPTGNQLVLIGRNLDGILLQQQLQECLV comes from the coding sequence ATGCAAACTCTTCAACTCGATATTCCTAAGCGGGGAATGCCTGTGACTATCGTTACGGGATTCTTAGGCAGTGGCAAAACTACACTTCTCAATCAAATTCTCAAGAACCGTCAGGATTTGAAAGTGGCAGTTTTGGTAAATGAATTTGGTGACATTAACATTGATGGACAACTTCTAATCGATATTGAAGATGGGATGGTTGAGCTAAGTAATGGCTGTATTTGCTGCACGATTAATGATGGCTTAGTTGATGCTGTGTATAACGTTTTAGAACGAAGCGAACGAATTGATTACATGGTGATCGAGACAACTGGCGTTGCTGACCCTTTACCGATCGCCTTAACTTTTTTGGGGACAGAACTCAAGCATCTTACCCAATTGGATTCGATTCTCACAGTTATAGATGCAGAGACCTTTACTCCCGAACATTTCCAAAGTGAGGCAGCCATGAGTCAAGTAGAATATGGTGATATTGTGCTGTTGAACAAAACTGATTTAGTCCCTGAAGAGCAAGTTGAAGAGCTAGAAGAGTACCTCCGCAAGAAGAAATCCAAAGCGCGAATTTTGCGATCGCAATATGGAGAAGTTCCATTACCCCTAATTCTAGATGTTGAACTAGCTCCAACTAGTGTTTATCAACAAGTAGAGAACGAGGATGAGATTCATGAACATGAGCATCACGAACATCATCATCACCACTCTGACCATTTAGCCAATGATGGATTTATATCTATCTCATTTCAAAGCGATCGCCGATTTGATCTAGACAAGTTTACCCATTTCCTTGATAAGGTGATGCCCAACGATGTATTCCGAGCTAAGGGAGTTCTTAGCTTTGCGTCTCAAGATATGCGGTTTATTTTTCAGTTAAGTGGTAAGCGTTATGAATTATCCTACGATCATCGGCAAAAACCTACTGGCAATCAATTAGTTCTCATTGGCAGGAATCTTGATGGAATATTACTTCAACAACAGTTGCAAGAATGCTTGGTATAG
- a CDS encoding HsdM family class I SAM-dependent methyltransferase, translated as MSQSGMLELAHKKLYWPKPEQIWEPSGSGPKVYAQLAKEKIGEKIKREFPKDAKGVKVSVLAANPDGDETEAPIAIVCQFNRPISSAVIKEVHRLAWSFSRARSLITIEPSLIRVWSCCEPPTEEGELKAVASVTKTHLSEQADLSEQAANALQWVELVSGNFFQNHENRFKRSGAADQMLLDNLKQVRQQIETDGLDVETIHDLLARIIFIQFLFQKQDSKGEPALNERILQDLHSQGILSKSYGELSEILDDFGDTYSLFRWLNDKFNGDLFPGKGETEEERESEWQAEIQKVRVEGNRYLKKLADFVRGDLKMLDGQLCLWKFYSFDVIPLDFISSIYEEFVNKKAGKGVHYTPEYLVDFILDGVLPWDETGWNLKILDPACGSGIFLVKVFQRLIHRWKLDHNDPIPVDVLRTLLERNIFGIDIDKEAVRVASFSLYMTMIDNIDPLRYLEEVRFPRLRNKRLFDSDFFAENKQGFRTKEDAETYDIVLGNAPWGKNTITKPSQAWANLYGWNNSITYGNIGPLFLPKALALAKIRGVVCMIQPAGVILFNQISTAQNFRNKLFLNSKVEEIINLSALCYGLFKDALSPSCVITVSNINPDGEPISYICPKPRQSSEDDYFITIESQDINEIYFEETINDQFIWSTFMWGGSRDLNLIRYLNRSSNLEKFEKDGIIVKRQGIIRGDRKKEQNIIIGKPILSEFPKEAFLFLDSTTLPINNDSSTHSRDSTDFSAFSIPQMILKQAWKKEHGRFQAAIVKPNNYEITLCSKSYITIHILNEYKDDYPELLESACLSYISKLAVYYLFLSSGRFASYRAEPNVDDLLRVPIPKFSGQEIEGITKFDFDSVDQKVFDAFSLKESERILIEDIVNYTLPDFKGDKLSPGRKQTHRRNANLLENEEERELKEYCDYFLRVIKAGFGEDKEVCATIFQESTNDYLPIRLVAIYLNKSIHDGIKVETINSQDLLNQLNQLNNLFIEKSNSHTGGIFYQRVVRLYDSTEWQGEQVPTVYLIKPDKIRYWTRSMALRDADEVVADIMGSGFLHTHISSDSLTKHG; from the coding sequence ATGTCGCAGTCTGGGATGCTAGAACTAGCTCACAAAAAACTTTATTGGCCAAAACCTGAGCAGATCTGGGAACCTAGTGGATCTGGTCCAAAGGTTTATGCTCAATTGGCTAAAGAAAAAATCGGGGAGAAAATCAAGCGGGAATTCCCAAAAGATGCCAAAGGTGTAAAAGTTAGTGTATTAGCAGCTAACCCAGATGGTGATGAAACAGAAGCGCCGATTGCTATCGTCTGCCAGTTTAATAGACCTATCTCTTCAGCAGTAATTAAAGAAGTTCATCGACTAGCGTGGAGCTTTAGTCGGGCGCGATCGCTAATTACAATAGAACCTAGCTTAATTCGAGTTTGGTCATGCTGTGAACCACCTACAGAAGAAGGGGAACTTAAAGCGGTTGCAAGTGTAACTAAGACTCATCTTTCTGAACAAGCTGACCTTTCTGAGCAAGCAGCAAATGCTCTGCAATGGGTTGAGTTAGTTTCTGGGAATTTTTTCCAAAACCATGAGAATCGGTTTAAAAGAAGTGGTGCTGCCGACCAAATGCTATTGGACAATCTCAAGCAAGTCCGACAACAGATTGAGACAGATGGTTTGGATGTTGAAACTATCCATGACCTATTAGCAAGAATTATTTTTATTCAGTTCCTATTTCAGAAACAAGATTCCAAAGGTGAACCTGCTCTGAATGAGAGGATTCTGCAAGATTTGCATTCACAAGGAATTTTATCTAAATCTTATGGGGAATTATCTGAGATTCTTGATGATTTTGGTGATACTTACAGTCTTTTTCGTTGGCTGAATGACAAGTTTAATGGTGATCTATTTCCTGGGAAAGGTGAAACAGAAGAAGAACGTGAATCTGAATGGCAAGCAGAAATACAAAAAGTTAGGGTAGAAGGAAACCGATATCTAAAAAAGCTTGCAGATTTCGTCAGAGGCGATCTAAAGATGCTAGATGGACAACTATGCTTGTGGAAGTTTTATTCTTTTGATGTCATTCCCCTTGACTTCATTAGCAGTATTTATGAAGAATTTGTTAATAAAAAGGCAGGAAAAGGTGTTCACTATACACCCGAATATCTTGTCGATTTTATCTTAGATGGGGTTCTCCCTTGGGATGAAACAGGGTGGAATCTCAAAATTCTAGATCCTGCGTGTGGTTCTGGTATTTTTTTGGTAAAAGTTTTTCAGAGGTTAATTCATCGATGGAAATTAGATCATAACGATCCAATCCCAGTAGATGTCTTAAGAACTTTGCTTGAAAGGAATATTTTTGGTATTGATATTGATAAAGAAGCTGTTAGAGTGGCATCTTTTAGTCTTTATATGACGATGATAGATAATATAGATCCATTGCGATATTTGGAAGAAGTTCGATTCCCTAGATTGAGAAATAAAAGATTATTTGATTCTGATTTCTTTGCAGAAAACAAGCAAGGTTTCCGCACTAAAGAAGATGCAGAAACTTATGACATAGTATTGGGTAACGCTCCTTGGGGTAAAAATACTATTACAAAACCATCACAAGCTTGGGCGAATTTATATGGATGGAACAATAGTATAACTTACGGAAATATTGGACCACTTTTTCTGCCTAAAGCGCTTGCTTTGGCTAAGATAAGAGGGGTAGTTTGTATGATACAACCTGCTGGAGTTATTCTTTTTAATCAAATTAGTACTGCTCAAAACTTTCGGAACAAGCTCTTTTTAAACTCAAAAGTTGAAGAGATTATTAATTTGTCTGCCCTATGTTATGGGCTATTTAAGGATGCACTTTCTCCTTCTTGCGTAATTACTGTTTCTAATATTAATCCTGATGGAGAACCAATATCATATATTTGTCCAAAACCAAGACAAAGTAGTGAAGATGATTATTTCATCACTATAGAGTCTCAAGATATTAATGAAATATATTTTGAGGAAACTATAAATGATCAATTTATCTGGTCTACTTTCATGTGGGGGGGAAGCCGAGATCTTAATCTCATTAGATATTTGAATCGATCTTCAAATCTAGAGAAATTTGAAAAAGATGGCATTATCGTAAAGCGACAAGGAATTATACGAGGAGATAGGAAAAAAGAACAAAATATAATTATTGGAAAACCTATCTTGTCGGAGTTTCCAAAAGAAGCGTTCCTATTTCTTGATTCAACAACTTTACCAATAAATAACGACTCAAGCACACATTCAAGAGATTCAACGGATTTTTCAGCGTTTTCAATTCCCCAAATGATATTGAAGCAGGCTTGGAAAAAAGAGCATGGAAGATTTCAAGCCGCTATTGTAAAGCCAAATAATTATGAAATTACTTTGTGTTCTAAAAGTTATATTACTATACATATTCTTAATGAGTATAAAGATGATTATCCCGAATTATTAGAGTCTGCATGTCTTAGCTATATCAGTAAACTAGCTGTGTATTATTTGTTTTTATCAAGCGGACGATTTGCTTCTTATAGAGCCGAGCCAAATGTAGATGATTTATTGCGAGTTCCTATACCAAAGTTTAGTGGACAAGAAATTGAAGGTATAACAAAGTTTGATTTTGATAGTGTTGATCAAAAAGTTTTTGATGCTTTTTCACTTAAAGAAAGTGAACGTATTTTAATTGAGGATATTGTCAATTATACTTTACCAGATTTTAAAGGAGATAAGTTATCTCCTGGACGAAAGCAAACTCATCGTAGAAATGCAAATTTACTTGAGAATGAAGAGGAAAGAGAGCTTAAAGAATATTGTGATTATTTTTTGCGTGTAATAAAAGCTGGATTTGGAGAAGATAAGGAGGTTTGTGCAACTATTTTTCAGGAATCCACAAATGATTACCTGCCTATTAGATTAGTTGCTATATACCTAAACAAGTCAATTCATGATGGCATAAAAGTTGAGACTATTAACTCTCAAGATTTGCTAAATCAATTGAATCAGTTAAACAATTTATTCATAGAGAAGTCTAATTCTCATACTGGAGGGATTTTTTATCAGCGCGTAGTCAGATTGTATGACTCTACTGAATGGCAAGGAGAGCAAGTACCAACTGTATATCTGATCAAACCAGATAAGATTCGTTACTGGACTCGTTCAATGGCATTGCGAGATGCGGACGAGGTAGTAGCTGATATTATGGGTTCTGGCTTTTTACACACTCATATTTCAAGTGATTCTTTGACAAAACATGGCTAA
- a CDS encoding FAD/NAD(P)-binding protein: MSSVSSMKLSDRVDKQNFDIDIAIIGAGVHALTLTLHLLQKRQALREKILVFDPSGDWLTQWHRQFAAQEIPHLRSPVVHHPAPDSFALRRFAENRPDDLFPPYDLPSTELFHDFCQKAIASQQLDERLITAKVIDLEPIMSPRRGFRLWLNHGKSITAKRVVLATNNSIKQIPHWVERIAPNFPSDRLVHSSDLNLPSQHLAGETILIVGGGLTSGHLALGAIARGAKVLLLSRRQFKEKLFDADAGWLGPKYLKGFNAETDWQKRQEMVLSARDGGSMTPSVMTQLRREHHQGRLEFHPECEVAQASWNGTKWQIVCTEGMELSCDRLWLATGTRFDAKAEPLLHQVMQQYPQPLVNGFPILDEHLRWHGCELFIMGGLAALRVGPTARNISGARMASDRIVPALTKSTIRSANS; this comes from the coding sequence ATGTCTTCTGTGTCTTCGATGAAATTAAGCGATCGTGTAGATAAGCAAAATTTTGATATTGACATAGCCATTATTGGTGCAGGAGTTCACGCTCTTACCTTAACCCTGCATCTCCTGCAAAAACGTCAGGCTTTACGCGAAAAAATCCTAGTTTTTGATCCCAGTGGCGACTGGCTCACCCAATGGCATCGCCAATTTGCCGCCCAAGAAATTCCCCATCTGCGATCGCCTGTCGTTCACCACCCTGCCCCCGATTCCTTCGCATTACGACGCTTCGCCGAAAACCGTCCCGATGACTTATTTCCTCCCTATGACTTGCCATCCACGGAGCTATTTCATGACTTTTGCCAAAAGGCGATCGCTTCCCAGCAACTTGATGAGCGACTAATCACAGCTAAAGTCATCGACCTAGAGCCAATCATGTCACCCCGTCGCGGCTTTCGGCTTTGGCTAAATCATGGCAAAAGCATCACCGCTAAGCGCGTTGTCTTAGCCACCAATAACAGCATTAAACAAATTCCCCATTGGGTCGAGCGAATTGCCCCTAACTTTCCTAGCGATCGCCTTGTGCATTCTAGTGACCTCAATCTACCATCGCAACATTTAGCAGGAGAAACGATCTTGATTGTCGGTGGTGGCTTAACTAGTGGACATTTGGCTTTAGGGGCGATCGCTCGTGGCGCAAAGGTATTATTGCTGTCCCGTCGGCAATTTAAAGAAAAGCTCTTTGATGCTGATGCGGGCTGGCTTGGTCCCAAATATCTCAAGGGTTTTAATGCCGAAACCGATTGGCAAAAACGGCAGGAAATGGTCTTATCTGCGAGAGATGGTGGTTCGATGACTCCCTCGGTGATGACACAGTTACGCAGAGAGCATCATCAAGGCAGATTAGAATTTCATCCAGAATGCGAAGTTGCTCAAGCCAGTTGGAATGGAACAAAATGGCAAATTGTTTGTACTGAAGGCATGGAACTTTCTTGCGATCGCCTTTGGTTAGCTACAGGTACAAGATTTGATGCAAAAGCGGAACCGTTGCTACATCAAGTAATGCAGCAATATCCCCAACCCCTCGTTAACGGATTTCCAATTCTCGATGAACATCTGCGATGGCATGGCTGCGAATTATTCATCATGGGAGGCTTAGCTGCTTTGCGTGTGGGACCCACAGCAAGAAATATTTCGGGCGCAAGAATGGCAAGCGATCGTATTGTGCCAGCACTGACTAAATCTACGATTAGGTCAGCTAATTCATAG
- a CDS encoding metallophosphoesterase family protein, translated as MKIAVMSCIHGNYEALDAVLRDIDHQKAEKIFCLGDLVGYGPFPSNVVEMVRSLDIPTTQGCWDEDIVEGLNSCECSYPSMLAEKRGRLAHEWTNEHIYPETKEYLAALPKVIKHDNLAFVHGSPQSQHEYLLPELDGFIALERVLSTGADILFCGHTHVPYVRTLDAGHLRLLVRTGTEVPEAEMREFNAPLKRIVNVGSVGEPRHGRPNATYVIYDTDSDRVTLREVEYDYQKTCVAIIERGLPPIFAWRLAKGLEFAERADDASHLCERGV; from the coding sequence ATGAAAATCGCTGTAATGTCTTGCATTCATGGCAACTATGAAGCCCTTGATGCAGTTTTGAGAGATATAGACCACCAAAAAGCCGAAAAAATCTTTTGCTTAGGCGATCTCGTTGGTTATGGTCCTTTTCCCAGTAACGTTGTGGAAATGGTGCGATCGCTAGATATTCCTACGACACAGGGTTGCTGGGATGAGGATATTGTGGAAGGATTGAACTCCTGTGAATGTAGCTATCCATCCATGCTTGCGGAAAAGCGCGGTCGGCTTGCCCATGAATGGACAAACGAGCATATTTATCCTGAAACTAAGGAATATCTAGCAGCTTTACCGAAAGTGATTAAGCATGACAATCTCGCCTTTGTGCATGGCAGTCCGCAAAGTCAGCATGAATATCTTTTGCCAGAACTGGATGGCTTTATTGCCCTAGAGCGAGTTCTCTCGACGGGAGCCGATATACTCTTTTGTGGTCATACCCATGTGCCATATGTGCGAACCTTAGATGCAGGTCATTTGCGCCTCTTAGTGAGAACTGGTACAGAGGTTCCAGAAGCAGAAATGCGCGAATTTAATGCACCCTTAAAACGGATTGTCAATGTTGGCTCCGTTGGCGAGCCGCGTCATGGTCGCCCCAATGCTACCTATGTGATCTATGACACCGATAGCGATCGCGTTACCTTACGCGAAGTGGAATATGACTATCAAAAAACCTGTGTTGCCATTATTGAGAGAGGTTTACCACCAATTTTTGCATGGCGCTTAGCCAAGGGTTTAGAATTTGCCGAACGTGCCGATGATGCTTCCCATTTATGCGAGAGAGGTGTGTAG
- a CDS encoding MerR family transcriptional regulator: protein MALIEGFTRTETLALTETTSNRLQYLEMKELVIPQRIGKSRKPTVIYTWEQILEIRAIKHLRQEISLQTVRKIVEFLNKSGFDDNLRCKQLVVVDDEVFWIQQDWQDFPEKMPSAMKVGGRSNKGVGQYTLLVLPALTEIVNEVWEAATKSSVINFDSFKQRAKVQYTQEIMIS from the coding sequence ATGGCTCTTATAGAAGGTTTTACACGAACAGAGACACTAGCTCTTACTGAAACTACATCAAATCGACTCCAGTATTTAGAGATGAAAGAGCTTGTAATACCTCAAAGGATTGGTAAGTCTCGAAAGCCTACTGTTATCTATACTTGGGAACAAATTCTGGAAATTCGGGCAATCAAGCACCTTCGGCAAGAAATATCACTTCAGACCGTCCGCAAAATAGTAGAATTTCTGAACAAAAGTGGATTTGACGATAATTTAAGGTGCAAACAGCTTGTTGTTGTAGATGATGAAGTATTTTGGATTCAGCAAGACTGGCAAGATTTTCCAGAAAAAATGCCTTCTGCGATGAAGGTTGGAGGTAGAAGTAACAAAGGTGTAGGGCAATATACTTTACTTGTATTGCCAGCACTGACAGAAATCGTTAATGAGGTTTGGGAAGCTGCTACAAAATCATCAGTTATTAATTTTGACAGTTTTAAACAAAGAGCAAAAGTTCAGTATACTCAAGAGATTATGATTTCATAA